A region of Neovison vison isolate M4711 chromosome 7, ASM_NN_V1, whole genome shotgun sequence DNA encodes the following proteins:
- the PSMD13 gene encoding 26S proteasome non-ATPase regulatory subunit 13 isoform X2 translates to MKDVPGFLQQSQSSGPGQAAVWHRLEELYTKKLWHQLTLQVLDFVQDPCFAQGDGLIKLYENFISEFEHRVNPLSLVEIILHVVRQMTDPNVALTFLEKTREKVKSSDEAVILCKTAIGALKLNIGDLQVTKETIEDVEEMLNSLPGVTSVHSRFYDLSSKYYQTVGNHAAYYKDALRFLGCVDIKDLPVSEQQERAFTLGLAGLLGEGVFNFGELLMHPVLESLRTTDRQWLIDTLYAFNSGNVERFQTLKTAWGQQPDLAANEAQLLRKIQLLCLMEMTFTRPANHRQLTFEEIAKSAKITVNEVELLVMKALSVGLVKGSIDEVDKRVHMTWVQPRVLDLQQIKGMKDRLEFWCTDVRSMEMLVEHQAHDILT, encoded by the exons ATGAAGGACGTTCCTGGTTTCTTACAGCAGAGCCAGAGCTCCGGCCCCGGCCAGGCTGCCGTGTGGCACCGTCTGGAGGAGCTCTACACGAAGAA GTTGTGGCATCAGCTGACGCTCCAGGTGCTTGACTTTGTGCAGGACCCGTGCTTTGCCCAAGGAGATGGCCTCATTAAG CTCTATGAAAACTTCATCAGTGAGTTTGAACACAG gGTGAATCCTTTGTCCCTGGTAGAAATCATTCTTCACGTCGTCAGACAGATGACTG ATCCCAATGTGGCTCTTACTTTTCTGGAAAAGACTCGAGAAAAG GTGAAGAGCAGCGATGAGGCAGTGATCCTGTGTAAAACTGCGATTGGGGCTCTAAAATTAAACATCGGGGACCTACAGGTCACGAAG GAAACAATTGAGGACgttgaagagatgctcaacagcCTCCCTGGCGTGACGTCCGTTCACAGCCGGTTCTACGACCTCTCCAGCAAATACTACCAAACAGTCGGGAACCACGCCGCCTACTACAAAGATGCCCTGCGGTTTCTGGGCTGTGTCGACATCAAGGATCTGCCAG TGTCTGAGCAGCAGGAGAGAGCTTTCACGCTGGGACTAGCAGGACTTCTTGGCGAGGGAGTTTTTAACTTTGGAGAACTT CTCATGCACCCCGTGCTGGAGTCCCTGAGGACCACCGACCGGCAGTGGCTGATCGACACCCTTTATGCCTTTAACAGCGGCAACGTAGAGAGGTTCCAGACGCTGAAGACCGCCTGGGGCCAGCAG CCTGATTTAGCAGCCAACGAGGCTCAGCTTCTGAGGAAGATCCAGTTGCTGTGCCTCATGGAG atgactTTCACACGACCTGCCAATCACAGACAGCTCACTTTTGAAGAAATTGCCAAAAGTGCTAAAATCACTGTGAACGAG GTGGAGCTGCTGGTGATGAAGGCGCTCTCGGTGGGTCTGGTGAAAGGCAGCATTGACGAGGTGGATAAGCGGGTTCACATGACCTGGGTGCAGCCCCGCGTGTTGGATCTGCAGCAG ATCAAGGGGATGAAGGACCGCCTGGAGTTCTGGTGCACCGACGTGAGGAGCATGGAGATGCTGGTGGAGCACCAGGCCCACGACATCCTCACTTAG
- the PSMD13 gene encoding 26S proteasome non-ATPase regulatory subunit 13 isoform X1, giving the protein MKDVPGFLQQSQSSGPGQAAVWHRLEELYTKKLWHQLTLQVLDFVQDPCFAQGDGLIKNERRPVLTLHVLVPQLYENFISEFEHRVNPLSLVEIILHVVRQMTDPNVALTFLEKTREKVKSSDEAVILCKTAIGALKLNIGDLQVTKETIEDVEEMLNSLPGVTSVHSRFYDLSSKYYQTVGNHAAYYKDALRFLGCVDIKDLPVSEQQERAFTLGLAGLLGEGVFNFGELLMHPVLESLRTTDRQWLIDTLYAFNSGNVERFQTLKTAWGQQPDLAANEAQLLRKIQLLCLMEMTFTRPANHRQLTFEEIAKSAKITVNEVELLVMKALSVGLVKGSIDEVDKRVHMTWVQPRVLDLQQIKGMKDRLEFWCTDVRSMEMLVEHQAHDILT; this is encoded by the exons ATGAAGGACGTTCCTGGTTTCTTACAGCAGAGCCAGAGCTCCGGCCCCGGCCAGGCTGCCGTGTGGCACCGTCTGGAGGAGCTCTACACGAAGAA GTTGTGGCATCAGCTGACGCTCCAGGTGCTTGACTTTGTGCAGGACCCGTGCTTTGCCCAAGGAGATGGCCTCATTAAG AATGAAAGACGTCCTGTCCTTACTCTACATGTTCTGGTTCCACAGCTCTATGAAAACTTCATCAGTGAGTTTGAACACAG gGTGAATCCTTTGTCCCTGGTAGAAATCATTCTTCACGTCGTCAGACAGATGACTG ATCCCAATGTGGCTCTTACTTTTCTGGAAAAGACTCGAGAAAAG GTGAAGAGCAGCGATGAGGCAGTGATCCTGTGTAAAACTGCGATTGGGGCTCTAAAATTAAACATCGGGGACCTACAGGTCACGAAG GAAACAATTGAGGACgttgaagagatgctcaacagcCTCCCTGGCGTGACGTCCGTTCACAGCCGGTTCTACGACCTCTCCAGCAAATACTACCAAACAGTCGGGAACCACGCCGCCTACTACAAAGATGCCCTGCGGTTTCTGGGCTGTGTCGACATCAAGGATCTGCCAG TGTCTGAGCAGCAGGAGAGAGCTTTCACGCTGGGACTAGCAGGACTTCTTGGCGAGGGAGTTTTTAACTTTGGAGAACTT CTCATGCACCCCGTGCTGGAGTCCCTGAGGACCACCGACCGGCAGTGGCTGATCGACACCCTTTATGCCTTTAACAGCGGCAACGTAGAGAGGTTCCAGACGCTGAAGACCGCCTGGGGCCAGCAG CCTGATTTAGCAGCCAACGAGGCTCAGCTTCTGAGGAAGATCCAGTTGCTGTGCCTCATGGAG atgactTTCACACGACCTGCCAATCACAGACAGCTCACTTTTGAAGAAATTGCCAAAAGTGCTAAAATCACTGTGAACGAG GTGGAGCTGCTGGTGATGAAGGCGCTCTCGGTGGGTCTGGTGAAAGGCAGCATTGACGAGGTGGATAAGCGGGTTCACATGACCTGGGTGCAGCCCCGCGTGTTGGATCTGCAGCAG ATCAAGGGGATGAAGGACCGCCTGGAGTTCTGGTGCACCGACGTGAGGAGCATGGAGATGCTGGTGGAGCACCAGGCCCACGACATCCTCACTTAG